The following is a genomic window from ANME-2 cluster archaeon.
TTGCGGAGGAGGCACAGCTGGCGGTTGATAAGATAACGGCGCGGATTCGTGACGATATCCATCTCGACCCTGATATCAATTATATGACATATCCCAATCCTGCGGATGCCATGCGGGCGGCGGCGAAGGATCTGACCGAGAAGATAGAAGCGAACCGAAATGATTATGAGGATGCGGGGCGGTACCGGACCAACGGGAAGTATTCCAGTTGCAGTGCCAAGGTTATCGCACAGGTGCGCAAATGGTATGTGGACCGGGTGCTGTATGAGGTGAATGAGAAATATATGGATGCTGCTGAGAAGATCGATGACCAGATCGATACTGATTTTTCCGAGTCCGCTGATGATGTGCGGGATGCTAATAATAAAGGGGCCCAGTTGCTGAAGGATGCAATGAGTTTTCCTATCGGGTTGACTATGAGGGCTGAGCATGTAAGGGAGGATGGTTCTCGGTATGGGGTGGATGATATTGCTTATTGGGATGAGGAGGTGACGCTGGGGGTGGATATGGAGCCGGATTATCTCAATCCAATGGAACCATATTCTGGCGAATCATTCTATACCTTAAAATTGAGAAATATTAACTTGTTGGGACCAACTGGGGCATATGTGCTTCCATCAATGAGTCCTTGGGTATGCACAGTGAATTCGTGGATGATAGAAGTGGAGGGTGAGATCGTGGAATTTACAATTCAGGATGTTGACAATGAGATACATCCGAACCCTATTTTTGGACATGAAGCGCAAATATATACAAGAAGAAGGGCCCCAACAAGAGATCCTACAACTAATAGATTAATAGGTGATAATACCCCAATTACTTTTTCTTTTATGTCAGGTACATTTTTAGCAGTCCCCTCTGGAAAAATTACTGGTATAGGAGATAAACCAACATTAGATATTCCAAATCCAATTTTTGAAGAAACAAAAGGATGGTAAAATGCGAAAAATTGTAAAGTTATTGATTTGTTTGACATTAATATGCACATTAGCTTTAAACGTAAATGCTGCAGAAAATGATTATGGTAATGCAATTGCATGGTGTAATGATGAACCTGCTACTGTAAATAATTTTGAGATTAAAATAAATGAACCGATAATAGTTGAAGTTGAAGTTACTTCAAAAATTGCTGGTTTTGTCGATATACAATTATATGAACCTGGAAAAACAAAATCATTTGATGTAATTTCGGGTCCGAGTAATTTTGATGAATGGGTATCTGAATATGATTTAGAACCAGGATGGACAAAAGTCTATACATGGACAATTGTACCAAACGGCAAATGGACTGGTGGAAGTGTTCCAATTAATATTATCGTAATATTTAATAAAGAAATTAATGACAATTTAAGGGTCCAGTATACAATCGCCAACCCCTACATCCTCGATGAACAATACTCCGGCCCCGCCCCCACCCGCACTGCCACCGACCCCTCATCCACTGACCAGCTGCCGGGTTCGAATGGCTTGCCGGGGTTCGGGGTGGTGGGTGCGCTGTTAGGGATTTCACTTGTATTATTAAGTCGAAAAGTGTAACTTTACATCAGCTACTCCCAAATCGAGGCGAACCGAAATGATTATGAGGATGCGGGGCGGTACCGGACCAACGGGAAGTATTCCAGTTGCAGTGCCAAGGCGATAGCACAGGTGCGCAAATGGTATGTGGACCGGGTGCTGTATGAGGTGAATGAGAAATATATGGATGCAGCTGAGAAGATCGATGACCAGATCGATACTGATTTTTCCGAGTCCGCTGATGATGTGCGGGATGCTAATAACAAGGGGGCCCAGCTACTGAAGGATGCAATGAGTTTTCCTATCGGGTTGACTATGAGGGCTGAGCATGTACGGGAGGATGGTTCGCATTATGGGGTGGATGATATTGCCTACTGGGACGAGGACGTGACGCTGGGGGTGGATATGGAGCCTGATTATCTGTTCGAGGATTCTGATGGTGGCAAGAAGCTGATCAATCTGGGTGTGCAGAATGTGTGTATCTTTGGTCTTACGGGAATACCTGTGCTGCCTCCGCCGAATTATGTGGTGCAGTTCAATAGCTGGATGATAAATGTGGAGGGGCGGATTGATGGGTTTACGCTGGTGGATGCTGATAATGAGGTGCATCCGAATCCGATGTGGGGACATGAGGCGCAGGTGTATAAAAGGGAAGAATATACAATTTTTGATTTTAGTGGTATTGAGATAGTTGGTGAAAATAAGCCCATAGAATTTCAGTTTTCAACTGGAACATTTATTGCAGTCCCTCCCTCTGGAAAACCCATTGGAGATAAAATAGGTGGATATTCAGAAACGTCTTCAGATTATGGTAACATTTTAAGGAAGTGATATTTTGAGAACACTATTATTAATTCTAATACTAACATTGGTAATTTCTACAAACCAAAGTGTATCAGCAGAATCTGTGGAAAATAATTATGGTATAGTTAATGCTTGGTATAATGGTCAAGAAGCGACAGTAGAAAATGTACAATTGAAGATTGGAGAACCTGCAGAAATAAAAGTTGAAGTTACATCTAAAATTAATGGGCACGTCATTGTCAAATTAATAAACCCTTTAGTGACAGAATCATACGAGGTAATTTCGGGTCCTAGTTTAATTGATAAAAGAATTGACAATTTAAATATTGAATCAGGTTGGCATGAAACATACATTTGGACAATAAAGCCAACTGGCAAATGGACAAATGGGAATGGTCCAATAAATCTTTATGTGCAGTTCAATGAAGCATATGATGAATATGAAAAAGTGCAATTCACAATAGCCAACCCCTACATCCTCGATGAACACTACTCCGGCCCCGCCCCCACCCGCACTGCCACCGACCCCTCGTCCACTGACCAGCCGCCGGGTTCGAATGGCTTGCCGGGGTTCGGGGTGGTGGGTGCGCTGTTAGGGATTTCACTTGTATTATTAAGTCGAAAAGTGTAACGTTACATCAGCTACTCCCAGATTGAGGCGAAACGGCATGGATATGAGGATGCAAACCGGTATCGCAGCAACGGGAAGTATTCCAGCGTCAGTGCCAGGGCGATAGCGCAGGTGCGGAAGTGGTATGTGGACCGGGTGTTGTACGAGGTGAACAAACAATATCTGGATGCTGCCGAGAAGATAGACGACCAGATAGATGCCAATTTTTCTGAGTCTGCTGATGATGTGAGGGATGCTAATAATAAAGGGGCCCAGTTGCTGAAGGATGCAATGAGTTTTCCAATCGGTTTGACTATGAGGGCTGAGCATGTAAGGGAGGATGGTTCGCATTATGAGGTAGATGATATTGCCTACTGGGACGAGGACGTGACGCTGGGGGTGGATATGGAGCCGGATTATCTGGAAAAAGATATGATTTATAAGAGCAGTTCTGGTGAATCATTATATTTGCTAAAATTGAAGAATAACAATTTGTTAGGTCCAACTGGTGCGTATATTTTGCCGTCTATGAATCCGTGGATTTGTACAACGAATGTTTGGTACATTGAAGTT
Proteins encoded in this region:
- a CDS encoding sarcinarray family MAST domain-containing protein, with protein sequence MRKIVKLLICLTLICTLALNVNAAENDYGNAIAWCNDEPATVNNFEIKINEPIIVEVEVTSKIAGFVDIQLYEPGKTKSFDVISGPSNFDEWVSEYDLEPGWTKVYTWTIVPNGKWTGGSVPINIIVIFNKEINDNLRVQYTIANPYILDEQYSGPAPTRTATDPSSTDQLPGSNGLPGFGVVGALLGISLVLLSRKV
- a CDS encoding sarcinarray family MAST domain-containing protein, which encodes MVISTNQSVSAESVENNYGIVNAWYNGQEATVENVQLKIGEPAEIKVEVTSKINGHVIVKLINPLVTESYEVISGPSLIDKRIDNLNIESGWHETYIWTIKPTGKWTNGNGPINLYVQFNEAYDEYEKVQFTIANPYILDEHYSGPAPTRTATDPSSTDQPPGSNGLPGFGVVGALLGISLVLLSRKV